A genomic window from Planctomycetota bacterium includes:
- a CDS encoding hydrolase translates to MSTADELADLTIAWSNINSGTDHALGVRAMAETAVTQFEPLADEVEWHSLPPREIVTAHGQIEQFPVGPAVVLSKRGTGPAVLLSGHLDTVFRKDSEFHTARRDAGKLFGPGVADLKGGLVVMLHALRTADVGLPWTVVLNPDEEVGSPSSTPLLHELAKKHDVGFVFEPAVDGMLAANRGGSGNFDLVLRGKSAHVGRNFDDGSSALHLACEAASLLVGLNAADGVTVNIGKIDGGGPSNVVADLAIIRLNVRVADADKQEGFENDLRRLALVLGRREGITVELHGAFFSPPKVACGPLIDLVTDCGRDIGVDIGTRDTGGVCDGNKLAAAGLRNVDTMGVIGGGLHSFDEWCDVESLRSRGELTAAVLRRIERDGLPW, encoded by the coding sequence ATGTCCACCGCCGACGAGCTGGCCGATCTCACGATCGCGTGGTCCAACATCAACAGCGGCACCGACCACGCACTGGGCGTGCGCGCGATGGCCGAGACGGCGGTCACGCAGTTCGAGCCGCTCGCGGACGAGGTCGAGTGGCACAGCCTCCCGCCGCGCGAAATCGTCACGGCTCACGGCCAGATCGAGCAGTTCCCGGTCGGCCCAGCCGTTGTGCTGAGCAAGCGCGGCACCGGCCCCGCCGTCCTGCTCAGCGGCCATCTCGACACCGTCTTCCGCAAAGACTCCGAATTCCACACCGCACGCCGAGACGCTGGCAAGCTCTTCGGGCCCGGCGTCGCCGATCTCAAGGGCGGACTCGTCGTCATGCTCCACGCGCTGCGCACCGCCGATGTCGGTCTGCCGTGGACCGTCGTGCTCAATCCCGACGAGGAAGTCGGTAGCCCGTCGAGCACGCCGCTGCTGCATGAGTTGGCGAAGAAGCACGACGTCGGTTTCGTCTTCGAGCCGGCCGTCGACGGCATGCTCGCGGCCAACCGCGGCGGCAGCGGCAACTTCGACTTGGTCCTGCGCGGGAAGTCCGCCCACGTCGGTCGAAACTTCGACGACGGCAGCAGCGCACTGCATCTTGCTTGCGAGGCGGCGAGCCTTCTCGTCGGGCTCAATGCGGCGGACGGCGTCACCGTCAACATCGGCAAGATCGACGGCGGCGGACCGAGCAACGTCGTGGCCGACCTCGCGATCATCCGCCTGAATGTTCGCGTCGCCGACGCCGACAAGCAGGAAGGGTTCGAGAATGACCTGCGTCGACTTGCGCTGGTGCTCGGGCGGCGTGAGGGCATCACGGTCGAGTTGCACGGTGCGTTCTTCAGCCCGCCGAAGGTCGCGTGCGGACCGTTGATCGATCTGGTCACCGACTGCGGCCGCGACATCGGCGTGGACATCGGCACGCGCGACACAGGCGGTGTCTGCGACGGCAACAAACTCGCCGCCGCCGGCCTGAGGAACGTCGACACGATGGGCGTCATCGGGGGCGGGTTGCACAGCTTCGACGAATGGTGCGACGTCGAATCGCTGCGCAGTCGAGGGGAGTTGACGGCGGCGGTGCTACGCCGCATCGAACGCGACGGGCTGCCGTGGTAG